One Alnus glutinosa chromosome 13, dhAlnGlut1.1, whole genome shotgun sequence genomic window, CAAGTTTGTTGATTAGCAACATCTAGCAAACTCAACCTTCTGACTGAAAATGTTGATCCTATTAATTTGAGAGTTGTTGGTCATACTAAAGGGACGGTTCAAAGATGATTGTGCCTGCCAATCAGTCAGAAAGATTTGTCTAACAAGTTTCTTGTTTGGTACTTACTTTCCTTGCTTCTGCACCAAAAACACTAACAAGCCAAATATAAACTGCTCCAAATGataagacttttttttaaaatgttttggcaAAAAGTGAAAGGTATGTTATAGATTACCAGAGTTGGGAAATTTGGAAAGGACCTCTGACTCTGCTTTCCTTTTTCCAGTGAAGTATCCAGATGAAAGTACAAATGATGGTAAATTGTAATCATGCACTGAGATCAAGACAAACTTGGGAATACCTGCCAGGAAAAATGGAGAAAACATAAGAGTTGATATCACCCCAAGCATGATCCTATCAAATATCAAGATGCTTCTTTTTTACAACATTTAGAAATATCAGAGAAATTGGAATGAGAGTAAAAATTAAACTTTCTTCTATTAAACAATTAAAGGCAGTAGATTTCCACTACTTCTGTAATCTATTATGCTCCAAGTGATTGCCTAGACATCAAAGACCAGAAAACTCTTAATGTAAAACTGCTATCCAACTCCAACATGTTCTGTTTTGGGGTACTGTTATTTAACAGTTCTTAGCCAGATATCAtgtaaattaatataaataatggaAACAACCACCACTAATCTTTTGCAGCATTCACAGCCAAAAGAATTAACAGTTCTTAACCAAATAGACATTTCCTTACCATAATCCTTTGCAGCATTCACAGACACAACATTAGCCTCGCCATTAATCCTTTGCATCTGTTCCTCACTGCCAAAACCTCCAAGGGTTGAAACCACTGCAGTAGCCCCAACCAGTACTTCATCCCAGTTTACATAGAAAACATCTCCTGCATATCATGAAGATTATTTTAACAATCCGCATCCATGGAAAAATAAGCATATAATTGCGGATAGTAAGACTAAGGTCAGAGGAACATGATTCTAATCATATAATAAAGTTTTTAATGTTGCATCTGAAAATGattaactgaaaaaaaaaaaaatatatatatatatatatatatatataataaaaataaataaataaaacacacaacaaAAGTATACGAAAGAAGTCATAGGGAAATTTGCACAATAAATTCAAGCAAGCAATAACATAtgtttatctatatatatatacacacgatacaatcatgtgtgtgtgtgtgtatatgtgtgTTGCATTCATATACACAAGAGCTTTTGTTAAAATTCCCTTTCCTTATTACttggaaagaaaagttcatttaaaacacaataagcatttcaaaaaattattgactAATAGAATCCACAAATAAAGGCCATATATGTCAAAACTTTGATTTGGTATCGAACTTTTCATTATCAAAGACAGGAATAAATTGGTATTATTGAAATTATTATTGCATTTTTACTGTTATCTTGAAATCCATAACTACCATTTGCTTCTTAGTAGATGAACCTAATCCCAAGGGCAAACAAATTTGTGAAAACCAAATCAATACATGTAATCCTACATTTTCAATGTTTGGAAGCAAACATCATTTTGTTTTGTAAGCTCTATTTCAGATTGCTACTATTTCATTTTACTGGAGGTGGGTGAAACTCTTATACAAGTACTGATATAAATTCCAAAACTGATACTTGATTTATTGCATCAAAAACTGGTTTAAGTTACGACATTACTACCCATTCAAGGGGGCGTAAAGAATTTCATGTACCTGCTATCCAATTTACCTGATCTACCCATGAATTTGGGTAATTAGGACGGCCCGACCtgtaaaattgagaaaaatttcaaataccAAGAATGCAAACTAGGGCAAAAGAGGTCAACCAATGCCAATAAATTTCTTTGATCAGAGTGTCTTAAAATTCTACATGATGAGAACAGCTAAATAGAAAGGGGAAAGAAAGCAAAGCAAAATTATAGATCCCAAATTGGATAAAGACATTTTTTCCCTTTTACCTGTTTAGACTTATGACCTCTATGCCCTTCGATACCGCTGCCTTGCATATAGCAGAACCCACAAAACCACTGCCTCCTAAGACTACAATCTATTAAGAAAAGCACTTAGTGAGAAGTCTCCTAATAAGTAGCCAAAAACAAACCACATATTTTTCTGATCAATTTCAACTGAATAAACGACCAAGCTAAGTCGCACATACCCTTTCGGACCTAACATCAGCTACAACATCTATTGTATCAGGTTTAGAGTCACCCCTTTCAGTTGCTTCTGCATAACTGCATCTCACACCAAACCTGCACACAACTTACCACAAAGTCctattaatttatgatatgtGATCATCAACTCAACTTTCAACCTCCAAACAATGCAAGCCCTattaatttctttgttaaaatattaattgaataattaaattcattattttctatcaaCTTATTGTGGTATTATAGCAATAGTCATGAGTTCGAACCAAGAAAaagcaaatatttattttcttaaaaacagcTACACGTGCATTGCTTCTAAAGTTGCACTAAGCACAGACCTTTTGTCGACTATAATAAGCTCAATTTTAGGATTAATTGTATGGGAATGGCATTCATTCATGGAAATAATGACTCTAGCCAAATGATTAGTACTACTTCAGAAATCAatagaaaattaacaatttcatcaatttcaaaagcttaaaagcACTTCTAAATTCgtagaaaagaaaacataacTGTTTATGAATCTGTGATTCTCAAAATTACTGCATTCAATTTCTAGCTCAAAATTTCCATCAATTAaactaatattaaaaaataaaaagcaaaaaacgaaaatagttaaaaatataTCTATAGCCAATCACATGCAATAGAGCTGTAAATCATAATCcaatcaaaaattattttatcaaaaaaaaattagaaagtgtGAGTGTGAGTGAGGGCGAACTGACCGGTTCTGAAAAGGCGAGGTGGGGCGGGTACGAAAGGAAGCTCTGGTGGGAGAGTAGGGAAGCGAGGGAAGTACAGGGAAGGACAAAAACGACGCCATTTCAGTGAGCAGCTAAGCTGTATCTGCGTGGTCAATGGTCGAGCAATGGCCTTCTATTGTTTCGAGTGATTCACAAGTCACAACAACACTCTCgcgacaaaaaaataaaataaaaaataaaaaacttcccGACACAAATTTTTGGTATTAGGcggaaaaaaattttaattttaattttaaattaaatagtcCTGCCTTTATATTCGCCCTCTACTTCCAAAATTCCGGATACCCTCAAAATTAGgggttataatttatatttgcGGTTTGAGCTGTGTTGAAAtatgggtataagactatataagttaattccaattcaattcatttaattaaacgagtcaaatcCTTCATCCATAACTCGCTCTTTTTGTGTTAGGTTTGTAGGTTGTATCAAAAATTGCAAGTCCTTATGTCATGAGCCGAGTTCAAATCGTATCGAGGcattgatataaaataatatatgtcaACCTTAACTTGATtcgttttaattaaattatcaaaCTCTTCAACCTCACCtactaatttcatgttgaattAGTAGATGGTGTCAAAAATTATTAGCCTTACTCAAAACCTTATTGAAATATGAgtaaatattggaaaaatgGATTTTATTTCACCTAATAAGAcaccccctaaaaaaaaaaaaaaaaaaaaaaaaagggagtttcggttttctattttatcttttttttattaaaaatttgttaagGGTGTAATTGATAtttcacaaaacaaaacaaaacaaaacaaaacaaaataaaacaaatgaaagaaagaagataatGATCTATTTGAAATTCAAGtttaacaaaacaataaaaccaCTACACACACTTAAACCTTACCTTTTAATCATTCAACACAAAATATACAAACTctaatattaaacaaaatttagagaaaCTTACCACCGAAAACATTTATCTATCTTGATCCTCCTCTTCTTTCTCCCCCCTCCTCCTCTCTCTGTCAACAAATTAAATGAAGGGGGAAGAAAATGAAATCTCCTCAttcattttttgctttcaaTGCACGTTTTAAATTAGGTttgtttgaaataaatttaGTTTCATTTGAACAAAATATGGGAGCTTGTAATGCCCcgaaaataaatacatttatttaaACGATAATGGTAATTCATGTATAAAAGGTTTCCAATAAAGTGCATGTTATAATCCTATAATTAAAACTCTTTAAGGACCTATAGGATAAGCCCTTGGTCTCAATTGCGTCACATTTCGCATACCATAACCCTAGAGAGAGAGTTCTTGAGAGAGAATGTGATTTTTGAAAGACttcattttcaataaaagtaACCCTAAACCTAGTCTTGTTCTTGGTATTTATATTAGCCTTTATTATTACAACAAGTTACTATTTTTAAGATTTAACGTGCATCATGTGGATTTAAAGCATTTGGGTTTACCATATTAGGGTTTTATGTTTAATCATGCATTAGTATAACATAGGTATGGTTGGATGTGTTTGTAGCTTGTTATTATTGTTTGTTTGGCCTTTTAGGATTATTATGAGTTATCGTTGAGCTATGTAGTAGGTTTGTGTAGCTGATCTAAGTTATTCATGCATTATGACAATCACTAGGCGTTCCACCCTCATGATTGAATGATTGATCTCTGTTGGTCGAATGATCAATCTCAATACGAAAAGTTCGACGAAGGCAGTAATATGCATTATTAGGATCATTTTATTACGTGATTAGGGTTCACGTGCTATATTAAGGTTCTAGTATGGTTGTGTCTAATATTAGAGTATGATTGCAGCAACGTGAAGGTTAAGATATCCGAGAGTGAGGAGAATCGTCCGAGGTAAGTAAATGCCTATTGAACTGTTCTTTTTCACTATTTGATATGTTTACGAACTGAGCAAACTACTATTTTATGTTTCAATATGAAAATTGTTGCGTAAAAAATGTTGCAAAACCCAAATGCAAACTATcgtaattaagtaataaattctCGGTACGCCTGAGGTCGATCCACAAGAAACGGTAGACACTCAAGTAAAATGTTCTTACACTAAGAAGTTGAGCAATTGAGTGATTGAATTAACAAGTAAAAGAGAGCTTAGGAAAATTAAAGGGAAAAGCACTATGGCTTCAAGGATCCACCTAGCATCTAATTATGTTGATACATTTTTTAACTCAACTAAGTAAAGAATCAACTATCATAATCGAAAAATTTAACAATAAAACACTAATTAAAAGATAAGGTCGATTGAACATGGGTTTTGATTGAAGATTTGATTTTAATGACATCTTAAGATAGATTAAGCATTCACTATAAattcgaatcataacaaatcaaacaaagtaagcatttgatataaacaaaaatcataatgaatcaaaataaacttgtcattatgatttttttttttccaaatttaaaaTCATCCCCAACATTCAGGGGCGGAGCTACTCTTTGGCTCCCCCAAGCCAaaggtccccccccccccaaaaaaaaaaatctaaaaagaaaaaaaattaaaattttacccataattttttttttttttcttagttttggcccccccaatttttttttttatcaatttggcccccccaaagtCTAAAACCTGGCTCCGCCCATGCGACAACATTCAATcattaatctatatatatgaaGAACATCCAAAATAGTCTTaaaaacacataataaaaatgctAGGTTTCACACATAGCCCTAACTAAAGATTAGCTACTCATAAccatgaaaattaaataaattctaTAATCAAGGTGCTGAACATTAaacacacaaaagaaaagaaaaaataatgtaaaCTAAGGGAAGAGAAGCTACTGGCCAAATTAATGGGAGAACAAATCAAGTTTTAGACTTCTCCAAaagatatatttaaaaatataaaaaaaaaaaaaatatattaaaaaaaaaaaaaaaaaaacttctgtccgagagagagagagagagactgagagtgatgagaagaaaaaaaatcttaaaaatctTCCTCTTGCCTCCTTTCTTTTGAAGCctagcaattttattttttatttttcttctctgcCGCTTGTCTCCTTTAACCATTTCTTTCACGTCAAGCCCTCCGATCCTGGTTCTAAAAGAGGCCAAGCTTCACGGTTTTTCCTGCAGTGTTCCGGTCTCCAAAAACTCCTCCCTAGCTTTCAGCCCACACATCTGCTGGCATAGAGAAAGGAAAGCAATGCTTTCCTTCTTTTATTCAAGCCTCGTACatttcatgaaattttcatcCCACTGCCTCCAGGAGTCCAGGTCTTCACGTTTTCTGCACTGTCAAGCAGCTTGGACGTACGTTGCTTAGTTTTTCACACTagtctttctcttccttcacTTCACGTGGCCATGCATGTTTTGTAttcctattcttcttcttttcttttttctttttcttcacattttgtcttcttttgctttattttagaGGCCGGAGGCGTTAGTTGCACAACTAAAAgtgtacaacttttacacaatttAGCACATTAGTAGAATTCATGTATGGTAAGACCTACATACATGAGTTCTACTAATGTGTATTggttgtgtaaaaattgtgcaCTTTTAATCGTTgtgtaaaaatcattttcctttaaagACCCATCTATATAACATGCATTTAATAAAaccatgttgaaaaaaaaaaaaggaagaagaagtccAAATTGCCTCAAAAAGACTTCTTGTTTGCTCCCACGTGATGTAGTATAAGATGTCTCATACATGAGTAATGTTTTTTgtacactttttttaaaataataataataaaaaaaaaaaaaaactgaaaaccaTTTTCACGTCAAATTTatgtacaaagtgtgtacactttctgtgcaagaaacattactcctcgtacattttctttttttctttctttccttttctgcaaaaacaaaattctttgCATTAATATTCTTTTGAGCTCAAGATTAGTAATtgaacaaaattcaaaaattaaacataacatcCAAGAATTAGTGTAAAACAGCTGTAATAATGCTTactttaattaaagaaaatatgcaTACTTAGGGtccatttgggtttgcgatttcaaaaagtgcgatttaaaatcacgattttaaaatgtgcgatttgaaaaaagtgatttttaaaaacgcagttaagcgtttagcaaaatcacagtttagcatttaaaatcgcaaattagcttttaaaattcgacgtttttaaaaacacagttcccaaacgatttatgttctgcgatttagtttaaaatcgcacttattgtctacgataTCGCAATCCAAAACGCACCCTTAAgctattataaaaaatatgtcaTGAGCTTATTAGATTGATCAAATGCTTATAAATTCCTCAATCCTCAATTAGATAATTGTATCGTATGGCATGGTACACTGTATAATCGAATAACGGTCATGGGCTACTATTTTACGGACTTGACCCTCTGGTCAAAGAGATCTATTTTTATTGATTAACCTTGGATCTAATGGTTTTACAGTTGACCGACGCACCATGTACAGATGGAGGTTACGACTACAGCTTCGTTAGTCGTGTGGATCACCTAGGATTTAAATCAGATCAAGCTACTAACGAATACGGTACACAGCAATATTCAGGGCACCGGTATTGTACTACA contains:
- the LOC133854328 gene encoding uncharacterized protein At1g32220, chloroplastic → MASFLSFPVLPSLPYSPTRASFRTRPTSPFQNRFGVRCSYAEATERGDSKPDTIDVVADVRSERIVVLGGSGFVGSAICKAAVSKGIEVISLNRSGRPNYPNSWVDQVNWIAGDVFYVNWDEVLVGATAVVSTLGGFGSEEQMQRINGEANVVSVNAAKDYGIPKFVLISVHDYNLPSFVLSSGYFTGKRKAESEVLSKFPNSGVVLRPGFIYGKRRVDGYEIPLDLIGEPVERILRATESFTKPLSSLPASDLLLAPPVSVDDVALAVINAISDDDFFGIFTIEQIKEAAEKVRV